A single genomic interval of Aedes aegypti strain LVP_AGWG chromosome 1, AaegL5.0 Primary Assembly, whole genome shotgun sequence harbors:
- the LOC5568367 gene encoding uridine diphosphate glucose pyrophosphatase, whose product MNDISNIYYGRLPEDSPYVKPFRFYYTQNGKEKSWDLLKVHDSVSVVIFNTTRQKLVLVKQFRPAVYHGLVSEEAGADGRSIDMKKYPPSLAVTLELCAGIVDKPIPLAEIAREEVLEECGYDVPVERLEQIISYRSGVGTSGALQVMFYVEVTDQDKVEAAGGGVGDEIIEVVELSLAEASKLMEKGSVLTSPPAFLFGVLWFLTNRAPKA is encoded by the exons ATGAACGACATCAGCAACATCTACTACGGTCGACTGCCGGAGGATTCGCCGTACGTGAAACCGTTCCGCTTCTACTACACGCAAAATGGGAAGGAGAAGTCGTGGGATCTGCTGAAGGTGCACGATTCCGTTTCGGTCGTGATTTTTAATACGACCCGGCAGAAGCTGGTGCTGGTGAAGCAGTTCCGTCCAG CCGTCTATCACGGGTTGGTATCGGAGGAAGCTGGCGCGGATGGGCGGAGTATTGATATGAAGAAGTACCCGCCCAGTTTGGCGGTGACCTTGGAGCTGTGCGCCGGAATCGTTGATAAGCCAATTCCGCTGGCGGAGATTGCTCGGGAAGAGGTTCTGGAAGAGTGCGGGTATGATGTTCCGGTTGAACGGTTGGAGCAGATCATTAGCTACAGGTCTGGTGTTGGGACGTCCGGAGCACTGCAGGTGATGTTCTACGTGGAAGTTACCGATCAGGATAAGGTCGAGGCGGCAGGAGGAGGAGTTGGAGATGAGATTATCGAAGTGGTGGAACTTAGCTTGGCAGAGGCTTCCAAGCTGATGGAGAAGGGAAGTGTGCTGACCAGTCCACCGGCATTCCTGTTTGGAGTTCTTTGGTTCCTTACCAATCGGGCACCCAAGGCTTAG